Genomic segment of Coffea arabica cultivar ET-39 chromosome 1e, Coffea Arabica ET-39 HiFi, whole genome shotgun sequence:
AACTTTAGCTTTTGGTTGGGTAATGGCCAATGAATAGTCCTTCGCATGGCCATGCAGCTCGATTATGATGTACCTGTTACAACATATTAATCTAGTTGCAGCTAACTTCTTCTGCTGATGCAAAGAGCAAATTGGTATGGCTAACAAATTCTTTACACGAGAAAGTGGAGACACTTAACCAAGTAGAAACATGTCTGAACCAAGTTGCTAACCATTTGCTGGCATATGCTGCGTAGCAACTAAAAATGCAGAGAAATATATGTACGTACGTTTGCatcaagagtttttttttttttgataatgatGTCTttatcaagaaagaaaaagatgagGAATATGTTGGCGAATGGCGCATGTACGTTTGCCCCCAAAAGGCCAGCGCAGATAGCTGAGCTAGCCACTGGCAATTCAATTGACCGCCATCTGGTGAGATATTGCTATCTCGTCAGTCCTGAAGATCTAAATGCTCATCAACTTCCCCCCTGCTGCGACTCAAAGGTCCGTTCCCTTGATAGGATTCTGCCCCTAAAAATACTATGTACGTACTACTTTTACAAATCATATGAACCAACCACCACCGCACCAATATATAGACTCCATGTGAAACTGGGGGAGACTGCATGCAATTGATGATCAGTGATCTGTGATGACCAGCCCCACTCGAACAGTCCCTTCTTTAATGCATTTACTCCCGCTTCATCTGCTTTTTCGGTTTTTCCCCAACGTACACTATTTTCAGTCTTTAAAAAGGCGGGGGATGCATTTCTCATCCATCATAGGTTGAGGTAGAAAagaggaggggaaaaaaaaaactaaagaaaaaatGGCAAGGTGGTTTGTGATGCTGTTTGTTCTTGCTCTTGTTGTGGCTCAGACAGGGGCTGCTAGAGATATTCCTAATGACAAGGGTGGTCTTGCTGATCAGAAGAACTTCTTCAACTACGGAGGAGTTGGTGGGTTCAACGGCATTGGCAGTAACGGGCTGCCTTTTGGAGGTGTCGGTGGTGGAGTAGGTGGTGGCGGTCTTGGTGGAACGGGAGGAGGTCTGGGCGGGATTATTGGGACAGGGGGGTTGGGTGGCTTGGGTGGCTTGGGTGGTAGTGGTGGAGGAGTTGTACCTGTGGGTGGTGTTGTTGGAGGTGTTATACCCGGTGGCGGGTCTGGTAATCTTCCCTCGCCCTGAGCCTGAGGCCACAGTTGGATGAGATCCTGCCTTGGCGCTTAGCTTCTTCTCAAGGTTGTTTAGTTTTCTTCCAGTCTGGTGTGATCATGGCCATGGCCATTATATTGTGCCACAGTTAGTTGTGTTGTGTTTGGAGCGCTGTTCGTTTGCTGGTTTTTAGTTTTTGCTCTTTTGTCAAAATTAGAGCTAAGTCTTTTAAATTATGATGATGTCGTTGGTGTGTTGTACTGTACTCCAGtgctatttaattaaataattaattacttGTAATCAAATATTCCCATTTCTTCTGTTATGCTTGTGATTGTTTCACCCGGCGCCGGCGGGGGCCTGAGCTATTATTTATCGAGTACTAACCAGACATTTGGTCTCTAATCTGGGGTGGTTGCTGACATAAATAAAGTTCATGTAGAATATGACGATGGTGCACAAACCAAAGAAGTTTGGAGTACTTGTGCAACGCTCTGCAACCCATCACAATCTCCAAACCAAAAGATGGTTCCGCATGCACAATTGCGCATTAATTTCCCAAAGCCAACTCGAGTTAACATAACATGATGGTTGCATCCAATTTAACCGCTCTACTTCATTCCTAGTACTACAATTACTCTGGCAGTTATATACTGTGATTTTATTTGTTTCATGTTTTGATGCACATTTACATCATTTTGTCATgtggttaaattttgttttattttcatttctcaaaattgtgaattttgTTTGTGTACACCAAATGTTATGAAAAATAAAGCTGTGTACACCGAAgctgtttctagcataagaagCAGAACAACTCGGACATGATCACACCACAAACCGCAACCATGCCTGTCCTCTTTTCCTATATCAATGAAGTTTACTAGCTTCTTATTCTGGCTTTTGTGGTTTCATCATTCGGGGGGCTCATCACGGCAGCAGTTAGTTCCGCAGCTCTGTTCTTTGCCTTCATCTCCTACACGGCACTCATTTGTGCTTCCTCGGCTATATAGTTAGCACGAATGCCCTTCTTGGGATCTTTTGTTACTGATGCTCGCCGCGGGATATGATTACCAAAAGCTATTGCAATGGACTCCTTTTAACTTTTGTATTGGCTTTTGTTAATGATGATTGTTGTGGGATATGATTCCAATAGCTGTTCCAATCGACTCTTCAACTCTTGTACTGGCTTTACTTTAATCTATTGGCTCACAAGTAgatcttatttttaaaaattcaataaGTCACACCATTTCATCAAGTGGTGTGACACAATTTGGATTACTAAGTCTTTAAAGACTGGGGTACCCAAGTTTTGGCCTAATCTACATATTCAATCTCTTTATTACCACATAACccaaaaaacaaggaaagaatATTCCCCATTAATCAAGAATTTCCCTTAGGCGAAGAATAACACATCACAATTCCACCTAAAAGAGGCGCATGAAACCAGGGTCTAGAAATTATGCTTTCACTACTAAAAAACTGAATCATGCAAGTCAAATAGATAAGCTCAAAAAACCAATGATTCCTTATAAATTAAGAAGATTGTTCTAACAGATCTCTTTCCTTCCATATAGGAAGAGACAACATGAATTTAAGTAACAGAGCCGAAAGCCCCACACATAGACAAGCATGTAAAAGTTCATAACAGCCGTGAAAGCAGGTCGCAGAAACAAGTTATCATCACATGTAGAGTCCTTCAGGAACCCCCTCTTTCTTCTTGAACATAACCTTGTCTTTTGCCTTCTTGAAATCTGCATGCGTTACCTAAATACAGGAAAATTGATTGAGCATACACCATGTTCAGGGTAAAACAACATGAATATCCACTTTATAGGCCCAAATATCTATCTAACTCATCTACCAAATAGAATAAAGATCGACAAATAAGAAGTTATTTTACATACCAAGTATTTCTACAGTAGTAAAAATCACAAACTTAAACCAAGTATACTAGCGTCTCACCTTCATACGGCGCTCTctcaaagcaagcaatccagCTTCAGTACAAATTGCCTTAATATCAGCACCAGAAAACTCATCTTTAGTCATAACAAATTCTTCTAAATTGACGTCATCAGCCAATGTCATCCTGGATGTGTGTATCTGCTTGCACACATTAAAAGTTAACATAGTCTTCATCACATCAATTGCATAGACACGTAATGTCATGCACATACCTGGAAAATCCGCCTCCTTGTCTTGATATCTGGAAGAGGGAATTCAATTTTTCGGTCTATTCTACCAGGGCGAAGAAGTGCAGGATCAAGACTCTCAATTTTGTTTGTTGCAAGAATCACTTTGACATCTCCTCGGGAATCAAAACCATCTAACTGGTTCAGCAGTTCCAACATGGTCCTCTGAATCTCACGTTCACCACCAGAGTGCGCATCATACCTATAAGGAGCACAGTTAGTCTTGATGCAAAATTTTCTCTCACTGCACACAAAAAAAGTGTTCAGAGGTGCACCTTTTTGTACCAACTGCATCAATTTCATCAATAAAGACGATAGATGGCGAGAGCTCATCAGCAACTCTGAAGAGTTCCCTCACCAATTTAGGGCCATCACCCAGGTACTTTTGAATCAGTTCACTTCCTACAACACGCAGAAAAGTTGCTGAAGTGGAGTTTGCTACTGCCTGAAGGAGCACCAAACAACAGGATTAGGAGGCCAACATTCCCAAGAAGGAGGCAATGCAAGATGACCCTATTGCTGGAAGGCATCAAGGACCAAGACAACCAGAACCACTCCATAAATGCCATAAAATCAAAATTAAGAAGCATGTTAAGCACAGAGAACAATACAACATTACACAGAACAACTCAAGCACCATATGCTCTGTAATTGTGCTAAAACGCCCATTCAGGCTTTATCCCAGTGTAATTGCTCCCTGATActattgataaaataaaatcaatccAATGAATGCAATCGTCATCACACAGATATCATATTCAAAAGGTCCAAAATAACGATACACAATGCATTTCAGAAACAGCCGAGAGGACAAAACAATGTTTTGCCATCCCTATTGATAAAAGAATAAATTAAACAAGGCAGAGATTTTCACTGAACAATACAAGCatcaaagtaaaaaaaaaaaattaaaggacAACTATTTTGCAATGATGGTAGGAATTAAGCAACACAAACCTTTGCAAGCAAGGTTTTGCCGGTGCCAGGCTCTCCATAGAGGATGACACCTTTAGGCGGTTTAATACCAATGTCTTCATATAACTCGGGGTGTGTCAGGGGAAGTTCAACAGCTTCCTTGATTTCCTGTATCTGAGCATCCAATCCACCAATATCGGCATAAGATTCCAACGGAGCCTTCTCAACCTTCATGACAGACACCATGGGGTCGACTTCATCTTGAAGAAGGCCAACTACAGAAAGAACCTGGAACCACATCTTCCCACTGTGAGAATCTTAAGGTATCCTCCAGGTAGTCAGTTCTTCTAATTATACAAGTAAAAGAGACGATACAACCATATAAAGCATAAAAAGCCCTTAAAGTTTTAATCTGATCTTCTACATTCACTAACACACCAAAGTGTTCTCTAATAATATTCAGATTTTCATGAAAACATAAGCTTTCTTTAAAAATTAGATGTTCGTTGAACCCAATATTTTAGACCAATTAATTTCCAACAGTATATCCCAAAAGTCAAAAGCATATGCATCCATGCCTGAACTCTATAAGAAACCATACCCTCACCACCTGCTATTAAGCACATCAAAACTTATTCATGGGTAAATAAGCTAGTATTTAATTAGCAGAAGCCCACATTGTGCTAATTCACCATGTATTACAGGACAGGCTAAAACCAACTTATACTCTGCAAATTTTTCCCACTAAGCGCAAGGAACAACAGGGAAAGGGGTAACACAACTGTCTTTAACTGCAAAAATAATTACTAGGAGTACACATTGAGAGGGCGTTCCTATCTATCTAGTTCAACCCCACAATAAACCTTGACTCTCCATGTCCACAAGGAAAATCCCTCGCTCTAATTGTCTGTTTGACCAATTCGATAGTTCAGAAGTTGGAAAATGAAAATCCTCCCCTTATGTAGCTATGATATATGCTACAACTATTCACTgtgggaaaaaacaaaaaattcttgATTTACAAATTATCCTGAAATCACAAAGCAAAAGAGAACATGCAACACCACTACTAAATTGGcttctaccaaaaaaaaatgctagaaCTTACCATTGAAATGCAAAAGGTAAGTAATGTCCGACATAACATTCTTCACAGGGACCCAACCAGTTCAGGACCCCGAGAATCTTACATCTATTTTTATCCATTCCAACCTAAAATCCCACGAAGCTTGAGCTCCCCAGTCACAATTTTTATATAATTAGTCCATATTCTAGCTCAAAGCTTCAGACATTTACCTAATTCAGAAGGGacccaaaaccctagccaatCCATCCAGGCACATTTACAGTGCCTGTAATAAAACCACAGATACCAGAGATGCAACCCTAATTTCCCCACCTCAACAAACCAAACCCTAATTACACGATTCagagaaattaaataaaaaaagtacACTTAAAAGGAAGCAGAAATAGACCTTGTTGTGCATCAGAATAGCGCATCCAGGCTCGAGCTGATCCTTATCCACAAACGACAAAATCCCGACATAATACTCCGGTCCAACAGATGACGAAACAATAGCATGATTCTCGTCAATAAGCTCCTCTAGGTTTCCGACGCTCATAGGAGAGCCGCGGAGATCATCGACCTTGGATCTATCCTCTTCAGTCTTCTCCTCTTGAGGCTTCAAGCGTTCCTGATTACTGACAAACTCTTCTTCCATCAAAAGATAGTCTTTGATCCGCTCGAGCTTGAGCAATCGGAGCTTGCACTTAGTCAGAGGGGTGACGGTAGGGAGACGAGCAGCGGCTTCGGGGCCTTTCTGCTTGCGCTGTTTGCGGCCAACGCGAGCGGGTGGCGCCGCCGGCTCGaactttttctccttcttatcGCCGTCGTTTTTTCTGTCCCCTGGGAGTTGCCGGTTCAAGCCGCCGGGTGTGCCCTGTCCCATGGTTTAGTTGATATACTTGGAACGGAGGAGGCTGAAATTGCTAGTGTTGCTATGTCTGAGAAGTGGAGAGAAGAGCAAGCGTGAATTGTATTATTTTGTTCTGTTTGTGGTGGCTTTGTGTTCAAGAAAAGGTTGCGAAACAGTGGAAGCCGAAACCCGAACCCGAATCTGTTGCATGTGTGCGGGGAGCCGGTGGATATTAGAATTTGGGTTGGGTGCACGTGATTGTCACGTGTGCACTCACCATTGATTTTCAAAGAAGATTGGTTTTATCCAACAAATAAACCAATTCGAATTTGTCCTTTCTTTTAAAGATAAATCTCATATACACCGTCATTATTAGATATACGTTACaggtataaaatttgaatttgaaatccaaaatTTACTCGTATATCATTCATTCAATCAATCGTGATAGTttatacattgacagtgtataaTTTGACCCAACTTAAATATAAAGTTTATGCTACTCATCAAGTTTCTTCAATATCTCCTAGAAACAAACAATCTCCCAAAAAAAATCAGTTGAGACCCTCTCGTACCTAGTTAGCTAAAAAGAATTATAATTAATTGTGCCACCTAAAAGAGATAAATAAGCTAAACAGCATTATTATTGCcatcctaatttttttttgttttttttaaagatgGTTCTTACTATTTGGTGCGTGCACAACAagtatacacacacacacagatccACTACTAAAGGGTGTAAAGCTTTATAAATACTACTCTTGAATTGtagtaataaaattttacaggAGAAATTTagaccttgtttggattgccggTTTCGTagaaaaattacgtcgttttccgtgatcacatttccctattacatTTTTCCCTCAcgtatatcaaatcgctacagtaatacCAAATTATCCAACCCATTTCTTACTTGGTACTCTTAGAATACCAAATTATCAAAGTCATAAGAGCTACGTCATAGAAATAACTAGAGTTTTTTAAGGGAAATTATAAATCTTACAATGataagagaaagagagagagagatatgtTTTACAATAAGAGCCACCATTTAAAATTTAAGATATGTTTTCCAATCTtgctatttgaaaaaaaataactttttaaAATCCCAATATACATCTATCTAGAgaatattttgaattcaaaagatACATATATAAATTCACTAATGTCACTTCATCTTGACATAATAATTACCATGTTTTCATATAAAATTGAATCTCTAAAAAACGACTCTAATATTGGGCCCAAAGGAGTACAAAGTTTTGAGAATTAAATGAggcttagctttccaacgggtGCAAAAGCACTTGTTTGGTCCGATAGTAATTCAGTTCCCTCCGGATTCTCCTTGACCCATTTGAGCCCACCCCTTTCTCTTTAGTGTAGAATAGGAGTAAGATTAGAATAGAAAAGCTATTTTAtaaaagagagggaaagagagagagagaatgaggCTTAGCTTCCGTAAAAAAGGTAAATAGCAAAAGAgtgaaaaaaaattaggaagTGTGATGGGCTCAACAATGATCTGGTAAACCGGGCCTTGCAACAGCCCGAAAAATGTGCCAGTGTTTGGGCTTGGCTAGAAGGCTAAAGCAAAGAAAGCCTGACAGTATTTACAAGCTTTTCTCCCCGAGTCTCCAGTTGTCTTCCCTGCAAAAATCAACCGGGAAAAGCTTACAGAATGTACTATTTTGTACCCATCAGAACCGATCGGGAAGCAAAAGCACTCTGATATTCGGAGACCGTTGAGGGGAAGTCTATAGCCACATATAGCCAAATGGGACCAAAAATTTGTCAAGTGTGCGACGATGCACAATCAAAATACAAGTGCCCAAGGTGTCTGGTTCCCTACTGTTCTTTGGTCTGTTTCAAGAAGCACAAAGAAATTCCATGTTCAAAGCCTGAATCTTCTTCTCAAGGTACGTCCCCTCGTGAGTGCAATTTTAACTCCATGTTTCTCCCGACCTCATTTGTAACTTAATGTTACCGTCATGATTGTACAGCAC
This window contains:
- the LOC140013431 gene encoding 26S proteasome regulatory subunit 4 homolog A; translated protein: MGQGTPGGLNRQLPGDRKNDGDKKEKKFEPAAPPARVGRKQRKQKGPEAAARLPTVTPLTKCKLRLLKLERIKDYLLMEEEFVSNQERLKPQEEKTEEDRSKVDDLRGSPMSVGNLEELIDENHAIVSSSVGPEYYVGILSFVDKDQLEPGCAILMHNKVLSVVGLLQDEVDPMVSVMKVEKAPLESYADIGGLDAQIQEIKEAVELPLTHPELYEDIGIKPPKGVILYGEPGTGKTLLAKAVANSTSATFLRVVGSELIQKYLGDGPKLVRELFRVADELSPSIVFIDEIDAVGTKRYDAHSGGEREIQRTMLELLNQLDGFDSRGDVKVILATNKIESLDPALLRPGRIDRKIEFPLPDIKTRRRIFQIHTSRMTLADDVNLEEFVMTKDEFSGADIKAICTEAGLLALRERRMKVTHADFKKAKDKVMFKKKEGVPEGLYM